The genome window TATTGAATACCTACAATCGTTACATGTAAGAGCTAATAATCTACTTAAAAAATTAGGCTACAAAGTAGACTGTATTCATGGAGATGGCTCATTGGGCTATCCCGTCAAAGGGCCTTATGATAAAATCATTGTCACTGCTGGTGCTCCTTTTGTTCCGAATAAGCTTCTTTCTCAGTTGAAGACAGGAGGAATTTTGGTGATTCCAATTGGAGATTCCAGTTCTCAGATAATGACCCGTTACCACCGTATTTCAGAAAATGAATTTAAAAAAGAGACTTTCGAACTATTCTCTTTTGTTAAATTGAGAGGAGAACAAGGTTGGGATAGTCTCAACTAAAACCAATAAACACAAAACACGATGACAAAACAGCAAAAACTGGCGAGTGAATCTAAAGTTGTTACCAACCAAATTGTACTACCCAACGAAACCAATCCTCTGAATAAACTAATGGGAGGTGAACTTCTACACCAAATGGATGTGACAGCTGCAATTGCAGCGCAAAGACATAGCAATAGCATTGTAGTTACGGCATCTGTAGATAATGTATCTTTTAATCACCCGATTGGTCTTGG of Sediminitomix flava contains these proteins:
- a CDS encoding protein-L-isoaspartate(D-aspartate) O-methyltransferase, which gives rise to MIKMLQRKGISNHQVLESMGRIPRHLFMDSAFLEHAYQDKPFSIGHGQTISSPYTVATQSSLLELQKGDKVLEIGTGSGYQASVLADMGAQVTSIEYLQSLHVRANNLLKKLGYKVDCIHGDGSLGYPVKGPYDKIIVTAGAPFVPNKLLSQLKTGGILVIPIGDSSSQIMTRYHRISENEFKKETFELFSFVKLRGEQGWDSLN